From the Microaerobacter geothermalis genome, the window GGCAACAATAAAGCCAAAAATGATAGCAGAGGAAATTCCGGCACTTGTTACCTCAAAGATTCCGGTGACAACTCCAATTAAGCCGTGCTTTTCTGCTTCTGCCATCGCCCCATGGACAAGGGCATTTCCAAAACTGGTAATCGGCACAGTAGCTCCGGCTCCGGCAAAATCGATCAGGGGTTCATACAGCCCTAATCCATCTAAGACGGCGCCAACTACCACCAGGATACTGGTTACATGGGCAGGAGTCAGCTTCAACAAATCCAGCATCAGTTGACCAATGACGCATATGAGCCCCCCGACAACAAAAGCCCAGAAGAAAATCATAGGAACTCCTCCATTTCCATCTCAATCGAAACCGCATGGGCGATACAGGGAATACTCTCATTCTGCTGAAATGATAATGGGGAGAGAAGTGCTCCTGTGGCGACTATTAATACTTTTTTTAATTCCCCTTTTCTCATCTGATTCAGAACATGTCCATATGTAACCACAGCTGAACAAGCTGCCCCACTTCCTCCGGCAAGGACCGGCTGATCCTCCCGATAAATCATCAATCCGCAGTCTCCAAACCGATCCTGCGGAATAGGAAGCCCATGCTTCTTCAGCAAGTCAACGGCAATCCGATGTCCTACCCTTCCAAGGTCCCCTGTTAAAATCAAATCATAATGGAAAGCATCGATCCTCAGATCCCTGAAATGTGTTTCAAGGGTATCGACGGCGGCAGGTGCCATAGCCCCTCCCATATTAAAAGGATCAGAAATCCCCATATCGACAATTCTGCCAATGGTGGCAGACGTAACTTTAGGCCCTTTTCCTTGAGAGGCTATCACAGCAGCACCGGCCCCTGTCACAGTCCATTGTGCCGTCGGTGGTTTTTGTGAACCGTATTCCGTAGGATAACGAAATTGTTTCTCAGCAGCCCCATTATGGCTGGCCGTTGCCGCCACAACCAATTCGGCGTATCCGGTATCCACCATTAAAGAAGCCAATGCCATCCCTTCCATCGATGTCGAACAGGCCCCAAAAAGGCCAATATACGGTGCTCCTAATGTTCTGGCTGAAAAGCTGCTGGTAATAAGTTGGTTCATTAAATCTCCAGCAAGGAAGAATTGAATATCTTCCTTCTTTTTTTCCGCTTTATCGATTGCTTTTTCTACGGCCTGTTCCAGCAGTTTTTTTTCCGCTTTTTCGTAACTATCTTGACCCAGCCATAAATCTTCGTGAAGAATGTCAAAATCTTTGGCTAACGGTCCCTGGGCTTCAAAGGGACCCCCAACAGCAGCCGAAGAAAGAATAATCGGTTTATTCGGAAATACCCAGGTTCGTCCCTTTTTCATCTTAAACACCGCCCAGCTTTAAAATTAAAGTCTTTATAATTGCAACGACAAATGCAGAAAAAACACCAAATACAATGACAGATCCCGCCAGTTTAAACATATTTCCGCCTACGCCCAACACAAATCCTTCACTCCGGTGCTCAATAGCCGCCGATGCCACCGCATTGGCGAAACCGGTAACCGGAATAAGGGTTCCCGCTCCTGCCCACTGGGCAATCTGATCGTACACTCCCAAACCAGTAAGAAAAGCAGAAAGAAAAATTAAAACGGCAACCGTTGGATCTCCAGCCGTTTTCTCTGTAAAATCGAAATATCGGGTGAAGAAGGTTTGCAGCAGTTGGCCAAACAAAGCGATGGAACCACCAACCAGAAATGCCTTGAAACAATTTAAAACCACCGGACGATGCGGTTCCCTTCCCTTGGCAAAGACATGGTATTCCTGTTGAACAGGAGTTAATTTTTTCTTCTTTTTATCCGACAATGTGATTCACCAGCCTTTATTTATTTATAAGAAGGGGTTCAAGTTCTGTAATGATCCCTTTTAATTCCTTTACCGTATCGGAATACATGCTTTTTGTCATTGGATCATTGGTATCCAATGCAAAGGTTTCAAGGTCTGCTTGTGATTTTTTTAGGGTATGCATCAGCAAATCCCTTGTCGATGGCTTGGGAATTTGCCAGGCATCATCAAACAGGTCTACATATAATTCTCCCATGGAATTAACTTGCCCGATAAACACATTTTCAGGCGAAATACCGATCTTATCTAACTCCGTTTGCAGCCATTGCCGGTTTAATCCCAAATTGGATAACGGTTCATCCATGATATTTCCGTCAAGGATGACGGTTTGAGGTTCACTTTCGGAAGCTACTTCAATATTCAAGTCCTTGGAAGAAAGGGGTTTATGTTCTGGTTTTAGCAAAACATTTATCTCCCCGTCTGATTCCATCACCGCAAATTCTACATCTGCCAGCTCAAATACATTTTTCTTACGAAGCTGTCTTAGTAAATCTTCCGGCGTGTAACGAACCTCCTTTAAATTGTCCTCCATTACCATTCCCCGTTTGATTAACACCGTTTCCCTCCCGTAAATTAAGTCCCTTATCCATTTGCTTTTTAAGGTAAGATAGGTTAGTCCGATTGCCAAAAGGACCCATACAGACAGCCCAATGATGGCATTTGCCAGATTTTCCACCATATTCATGGAAATCAATGCGGCAATTCCGCCTATGGTGATTCCCAATACAAAATCAAAAAAAGTGAGTTGAGATGCCACCTTTCTGCCGATGATCCGGGTAACAGCAATTAGCAAGACAAACATTCCAATGGATCGAATGGGTATATTCAGCCATTCAGGCAATTTTCTCTGCCCCCTTTTTTAATAACCTGTATTTTTAGTAACCTTTATATTGGGGTTCCTCAAATTCCAATGTTTTTACCCGATGTTCCAACTTTGCTACAATCCCCTTTAATCTCATCGCATTCTTCTCGTAAATCTCTCTCAATTCTTCCTTCTGGGCTTGCTCCGCATATATTTTTAATGTAGCTTCTGCTCCTTTTAAGCTGGCCATGGTTTGCTTTACCTTTGAACTAACTGTCATCACCCTACCTCCTCTCTATTAACATTTTATAAAAGTACAATTTTCATACCTGAATAAGAGTAACCCTTGACGTATAATAATTGGAATTCTTGTAAAAATAAATCAAGGGGTGAGTCATATTGAAAAGGTTTTTATTGATCATGATCACTTTGATGCTTTTTGCCTCAGGATGTAGCGGAAATCCAGGAGAAAAATCCCCAGGAACTACCAAAGTACAGCAGATTAACCAAGAACAAAAAAAAATCCCCAATATTCAGCCTGATAAAGCGAAACTAGCAGTGGATATAGCGAAAACGGTCAAGGGGGTGGATGATGCATCAGCAGTAGTCATTGACAAGGATCTTTCATTGGCTGTGAAAGTAACGAACTTCCAGAGGTTTCGATTAAAAAATATACGAAGAGAAGTACACCATAAACTGAAGAAGGAGTTCAAACCATACGAAATTCATGTCACTTCAGACGGAAAACTTTTTGATGAACTAAAAAAATTGGAAATAAATATTTCAAAAAAAAATATAAACGATCCGAATCAAGTGAAGAAAAAGGTGGATAAGATAAACAAGGATATGAGAGGATAGAAGCCCTGGAATTGTCAACTGCAACAACCCCGGGCTTCATTCAATTTAATGAACTCGACTCGCAGACGTGAAAATTCTTTGATATGAAAA encodes:
- the spoVAE gene encoding stage V sporulation protein AE → MIFFWAFVVGGLICVIGQLMLDLLKLTPAHVTSILVVVGAVLDGLGLYEPLIDFAGAGATVPITSFGNALVHGAMAEAEKHGLIGVVTGIFEVTSAGISSAIIFGFIVALLFRPKG
- a CDS encoding DUF1657 domain-containing protein, producing the protein MTVSSKVKQTMASLKGAEATLKIYAEQAQKEELREIYEKNAMRLKGIVAKLEHRVKTLEFEEPQYKGY
- the spoVAC gene encoding stage V sporulation protein AC translates to MSDKKKKKLTPVQQEYHVFAKGREPHRPVVLNCFKAFLVGGSIALFGQLLQTFFTRYFDFTEKTAGDPTVAVLIFLSAFLTGLGVYDQIAQWAGAGTLIPVTGFANAVASAAIEHRSEGFVLGVGGNMFKLAGSVIVFGVFSAFVVAIIKTLILKLGGV
- a CDS encoding DUF421 domain-containing protein; translated protein: MPEWLNIPIRSIGMFVLLIAVTRIIGRKVASQLTFFDFVLGITIGGIAALISMNMVENLANAIIGLSVWVLLAIGLTYLTLKSKWIRDLIYGRETVLIKRGMVMEDNLKEVRYTPEDLLRQLRKKNVFELADVEFAVMESDGEINVLLKPEHKPLSSKDLNIEVASESEPQTVILDGNIMDEPLSNLGLNRQWLQTELDKIGISPENVFIGQVNSMGELYVDLFDDAWQIPKPSTRDLLMHTLKKSQADLETFALDTNDPMTKSMYSDTVKELKGIITELEPLLINK
- a CDS encoding YhcN/YlaJ family sporulation lipoprotein, which gives rise to MKRFLLIMITLMLFASGCSGNPGEKSPGTTKVQQINQEQKKIPNIQPDKAKLAVDIAKTVKGVDDASAVVIDKDLSLAVKVTNFQRFRLKNIRREVHHKLKKEFKPYEIHVTSDGKLFDELKKLEINISKKNINDPNQVKKKVDKINKDMRG
- the spoVAD gene encoding stage V sporulation protein AD, whose protein sequence is MKKGRTWVFPNKPIILSSAAVGGPFEAQGPLAKDFDILHEDLWLGQDSYEKAEKKLLEQAVEKAIDKAEKKKEDIQFFLAGDLMNQLITSSFSARTLGAPYIGLFGACSTSMEGMALASLMVDTGYAELVVAATASHNGAAEKQFRYPTEYGSQKPPTAQWTVTGAGAAVIASQGKGPKVTSATIGRIVDMGISDPFNMGGAMAPAAVDTLETHFRDLRIDAFHYDLILTGDLGRVGHRIAVDLLKKHGLPIPQDRFGDCGLMIYREDQPVLAGGSGAACSAVVTYGHVLNQMRKGELKKVLIVATGALLSPLSFQQNESIPCIAHAVSIEMEMEEFL